A single region of the Silene latifolia isolate original U9 population chromosome 8, ASM4854445v1, whole genome shotgun sequence genome encodes:
- the LOC141594612 gene encoding uncharacterized protein LOC141594612 — MSSDTANSVVAPYAVLDDPLYISNTDQPNLKLTEIRFNGNNSFLQWKCEVYNALIAKNKEGFIDESHIGETLKYCSNAKEMWEELLERYGQTNGLEIYSLKKELGQISQENASLIEYYSKMKTAWECIDELDLIPYCSCGALTSCTCQLLKRLLDRDNNSKLIQFLMGLNHGYESVKTNVLTMDSLPPLNKALGLLQKVKKQRLIAEHTAVPTEANAYASARSSDVSQGDWKRQKSDVSADKPSPKFCSSCQKPGHTAEECYHGKPCDYCGKKGHPIVNCYILLLTSLKEAGADIILVEDLMSTTGELTMLML, encoded by the exons ATGTCGTCTGATACTGCAAATTCTGTTGTCGCACCTTATGCTGTTCTTGATGATCCTCTATACATTTCTAATACTGATCAACCGAATTTAAAGTTGACTGAGATAAGATTCAATGGAAATAATAGCTTTCTTCAATGGAAGTGCGAAGTTTATAATGCTTTGATTGcgaaaaataaagaaggattcaTTGACG AATCACATATTGGTGAAACCTTGAAATATTGCTCAAATGCTAAAGAAATGTGGGAAGAATTACTTGAGAGGTATGGTCAAACCAATGGATTAGAGATTTACTCGTTGAAAAAGGAATTAGGCCAAATTTCTCAAGAAAACGCTAGCTTAATTGAGTACTATAGCAAGATGAAGACTGCCTGGGAATGTATTGACGAATTAGATCTTATACCTTACTGTTCATGTGGAGCATTAACTAGTTGTACCTGTCAACTGTTGAAAAGACTCTTAGACAGAGATAATAACTCCAAGCTCATTCAGTTTCTCATGGGCCTTAACCATGGATATGAGTCTGTTAAGACTAATGTTTTAACCATGGATTCTTTACCACCACTGAACAAAGCCTTAGGACTTCTTCAGAAAGTTAAGAAACAACGGTTGATTGCTGAGCATACTGCAGTTCCAACAGAAGCGAATGCTTATGCTTCTGCAAGATCTTCTGATGTGTCTCAGGGAGATTGGAAGAGGCAGAAGTCTGATGTATCTGCTGACAAACCCTCACCAAAGTTCTGCAGCAGTTGCCAGAAGCCAGGCCATACTGCTGAAGAATGCTACCATGGAAAACCATGTGATTATTGCGGCAAGAAAGGACATCCTATTGTTAATTGTTACATCCTATTGCTAACAAGTCTAAAAGAGGCAGGGGCAGATATAATTCTGGTGGAGGATCTAATGTCTACCACAGGCGAGCTAACAATGCTGATGTTATAA